In Lentilitoribacter sp. Alg239-R112, the genomic stretch CATCCAGTGCCGCCGGTCGATCGCACGTTGTCGATAATTCTATTGTTTGCCCGGTTTCGCCAGATTTTAAAATGGACGCCATCACATCCACGACGTGATGCGCAAATTCAAGTGAGCAACGTTGCGGTCGACCTTCCTGGATAGCAAGTGCCATATCCGCTAAACCGGCGCCACGGTAATTGGATTGATGATTTCCAGAATTCTTATCAACGTAATTTTCTTTTTCGAATGGGTGCTCCCAATGGGGTAAAACCACTTCTTCACTTTCTTCGGTTAGCCTTAATTCACCTCCAAAGAAGTTCGGGTCAGGTACAAATAATGTACCTTTTTCACCATATAGTTCCATATTGCTGTGGCTCTGCGCCCAAACATCCCAGCTCGTAATCAAGTTGATGATTGCACCATTATCAAACTCAAGCAAAGCATGGATTGTTGTTGGTGTTTCAACCGGTACTTTTTCACCATCACGAGGCCCGCAGGAAATTGTTCGTGTTTTGGAAGGTGATGATGTCATTGCCGTTACACGTTTGACCGGACTAATAAGTTGGATCAAATTGGAAATGTAATAGGGTCCCAAATCTAACATTGGCCCTGCGCCAGGCTGGAAGAAGAAATCAGGATTTGGATGCCAATGTTCCATACCATGGCTTTGAACAACTGCAGTACCTGAGGTTATTTTACCCACTGCTCCACTATCGATTAATGCACGTGCACGCTGGTGTGTACTTCCCAAAAATGTATCTGGAGCAGACCCGATACGAAGACCTTTTTCATTCGCAAGCTTTTTAAGAACATTACCCTCTTCTGTTGAGAGCACAAATGGTTTCTCTGAGTAAACATGCTTGCCAGCATTCAGAATTGCGCTTGATACTTCAACATGGGCTGCTGGAATTGTGAGGTTTACGATGATGTCGATATCACCTGCCATGAGCAAATCGTCTATTGACTCGGCACGAATATCAAATTCTTCTGCTCTTGCTACTGCCGCATTGTGATTGATATCGGCGCAAGCTCGAACTTGGATGCCTTTAAACATCGGAACCAATTGCATGTAGGCAGCTGAGATATTACCACAGCCAATTATGCCAACACCTAGAGTTTTCATCTATCTTACTTTCGTTAAATTTCGTGTTGTTTATTAAAATGATTTTGCAGAGGCTAATGAACGGCTAGCAAAACGATTATGATCATTTGGATTATCATGTTCCATGATAAATAATTTGGTGCCGGATGCTTTAAGTGCGTCGTAAATTGTGGGCCAATCAACAATACCATAGCCAACGTCGGCCCAACCATCCTCGTCAGCGCACTCGCCTGCAGCAGCTATATCTTTTATGTGCGCAGCTGTGATGCGAGCATTATGTTTCTTGATGAATTCAATTGGATCACGACCGGCTTTCACACACCAGGCAACATCAAACTCGATCTCTAGATTTGTGAATTCACTAAGCATGACTTCAATTGGTATTTGACCGTCTTCAAGCCTTAAAAACTCAAAATCATGATTGTGCCAACCAAACCCAAGTCCGGCATCAATTAACGGCTGACTGAGGCCCTTCAATTTTTTTGCAAAATCGATCCAGTCTTCAGTGTTTTTTGGGCGATCTTCTTCAAGTAAGTAAGGCCCATAGACTTTCTCAATGCCGATGGCCTTCGTGATGTCAATTACCCGCTGTGGGTCACTTTCGATAAGGTCCAATCCAACGTGGCTTGATGTCATCGTAAGATTGATTTTATCAAGCAATGTACGAAATTCGCGTGGGTTAACATCCTCTAATAGTGCTCCAAAGCCTTCAACATTATTGTAGCCGAGTTTAGAAAGCATCTCGAGA encodes the following:
- a CDS encoding Gfo/Idh/MocA family oxidoreductase; this translates as MKTLGVGIIGCGNISAAYMQLVPMFKGIQVRACADINHNAAVARAEEFDIRAESIDDLLMAGDIDIIVNLTIPAAHVEVSSAILNAGKHVYSEKPFVLSTEEGNVLKKLANEKGLRIGSAPDTFLGSTHQRARALIDSGAVGKITSGTAVVQSHGMEHWHPNPDFFFQPGAGPMLDLGPYYISNLIQLISPVKRVTAMTSSPSKTRTISCGPRDGEKVPVETPTTIHALLEFDNGAIINLITSWDVWAQSHSNMELYGEKGTLFVPDPNFFGGELRLTEESEEVVLPHWEHPFEKENYVDKNSGNHQSNYRGAGLADMALAIQEGRPQRCSLEFAHHVVDVMASILKSGETGQTIELSTTCDRPAALDAKSAQALLK
- a CDS encoding sugar phosphate isomerase/epimerase, coding for MTGFSYQLYSSRNFPPLEDTLEMLSKLGYNNVEGFGALLEDVNPREFRTLLDKINLTMTSSHVGLDLIESDPQRVIDITKAIGIEKVYGPYLLEEDRPKNTEDWIDFAKKLKGLSQPLIDAGLGFGWHNHDFEFLRLEDGQIPIEVMLSEFTNLEIEFDVAWCVKAGRDPIEFIKKHNARITAAHIKDIAAAGECADEDGWADVGYGIVDWPTIYDALKASGTKLFIMEHDNPNDHNRFASRSLASAKSF